A DNA window from Thiopseudomonas alkaliphila contains the following coding sequences:
- the modB gene encoding molybdate ABC transporter permease subunit, protein MDAVWIALSLSLKVAGWATALNLMLGIAVGFFLARVRFPGRDLIDTLLTLPMVMPPTVLGYYLLVLIGRKSTFGAWLYDSFGVNLIFTWQGAVIAATIVSFPLVFKPARAAFEAVDPQLEQAARVLGVSEWAVFFRVTLPLAWRGIMAGLLLAFARALGEFGATLMVAGSIPGKTQTLSIAIYEAVQAGQDATANLLVLITSIVCICILLGAGRLAPGRVSSR, encoded by the coding sequence ATGGACGCTGTTTGGATTGCGCTCAGCCTGTCGCTAAAGGTCGCTGGCTGGGCTACTGCCTTAAATCTAATGTTAGGCATTGCCGTGGGATTTTTTTTGGCTCGAGTTAGATTTCCTGGCCGTGACTTAATCGACACGCTGCTAACCCTTCCTATGGTCATGCCACCCACGGTGCTGGGCTATTATTTACTGGTGCTGATTGGCCGCAAAAGTACTTTCGGCGCTTGGCTATACGATAGTTTTGGAGTCAATTTAATTTTCACTTGGCAAGGAGCCGTTATTGCCGCCACCATCGTCTCCTTCCCCTTGGTATTTAAACCTGCGCGAGCGGCCTTTGAGGCAGTGGATCCGCAATTAGAGCAAGCTGCTCGGGTATTAGGTGTATCTGAGTGGGCGGTATTTTTCCGCGTTACCCTACCGCTTGCTTGGCGCGGCATTATGGCCGGATTACTGCTAGCCTTTGCTAGAGCTTTAGGTGAGTTTGGCGCCACGCTTATGGTCGCTGGCAGCATTCCAGGTAAGACCCAAACTTTATCCATTGCCATTTATGAAGCCGTGCAAGCCGGACAAGATGCTACCGCTAATCTATTAGTACTGATCACTTCAATCGTTTGCATCTGCATTTTGCTGGGTGCTGGACGCTTAGCCCCAGGACGAGTATCGAGCCGCTAA
- the modA gene encoding molybdate ABC transporter substrate-binding protein — translation MLNKRITSLLAAAIFAASGSAAVAGEITVSAAASLTNAFKELAEQFEAQHPDTKVQLNFAGSGALLQQMAKGAPVDVFASADQETMDQAEQQNLLAKETRQDFVRNSLVVITPADSPLTLNTLADLEASTVQRIAISNPASVPVGRYTQQALSKSQQWDALQTKVINTQNVRQSLDYVARDEVDTGFVYATDAAIMADKVKVQFEVPLDVVISYPIAVTKEGAEKTESQQFVDFIFTPESQKVLSKYGFSQP, via the coding sequence ATGTTAAATAAACGCATAACTTCATTACTGGCTGCGGCTATTTTTGCAGCCTCAGGCAGTGCAGCTGTTGCCGGTGAAATTACAGTTTCTGCTGCTGCCAGCTTAACCAACGCATTTAAAGAGTTAGCTGAACAGTTTGAAGCGCAGCACCCCGACACCAAAGTACAGCTTAACTTTGCTGGCTCAGGCGCCCTGCTGCAGCAAATGGCTAAAGGTGCACCAGTAGATGTATTTGCTTCCGCTGACCAAGAAACCATGGATCAAGCTGAGCAACAAAATCTATTGGCCAAAGAAACTCGACAAGACTTTGTACGCAACAGTTTAGTCGTGATTACCCCTGCCGACAGTCCGCTTACCCTGAACACGCTGGCTGATTTAGAAGCCAGTACGGTGCAACGGATCGCCATCAGCAACCCTGCAAGTGTTCCGGTCGGTCGTTATACCCAGCAAGCGTTAAGCAAAAGCCAACAGTGGGACGCTTTACAAACCAAAGTTATTAACACCCAAAACGTTCGTCAATCACTGGATTATGTGGCGCGCGATGAAGTAGATACTGGCTTTGTTTACGCCACCGACGCGGCCATTATGGCGGATAAAGTAAAAGTGCAATTTGAAGTGCCGCTGGATGTAGTCATTAGCTACCCAATTGCCGTTACCAAAGAAGGGGCCGAAAAAACTGAAAGTCAGCAATTTGTTGATTTTATCTTTACCCCGGAAAGCCAGAAAGTTTTAAGCAAATACGGCTTTAGCCAACCTTAA
- a CDS encoding ABC transporter ATP-binding protein — protein MAIPSGAYKKALANLQKPKDVLVNVEKVSKYFGDTLAVDTVSLKINKGEIFALLGGSGSGKSTLLRMLAGFETPSEGRIFLDGEDITDMPPHERPINMMFQSYALFPHMTVEQNIAFGLKQDKLPKEEIAERVDEMLRLVHMTQYAKRKPHQLSGGQRQRVALARSLAKRPKLLLLDEPMGALDKKLRSQMQLELVEIIERVGVTCVMVTHDQEEAMTMAERIAIMSQGWIEQVGSPMDIYETPNSRFVCEFIGSVNLFDGEIVADDADHAIVVCPQLERPIYIGRGISSRAENKRVTFALRPEKLLLSHEFPEDLEHADYNWSKATVHDIAYLGGHSVYYVELPSGMIAQAFMANSERNVKRPTWDDQVYVHWVDDSGVVFQS, from the coding sequence ATGGCGATTCCTTCTGGGGCTTACAAAAAGGCCCTCGCTAACTTACAAAAGCCCAAAGATGTATTAGTTAATGTTGAAAAAGTCAGCAAGTACTTTGGCGATACCCTTGCGGTAGATACCGTTTCGTTGAAAATTAATAAAGGCGAGATCTTTGCCTTGCTCGGTGGATCTGGCTCGGGTAAATCGACCTTATTACGCATGTTGGCCGGATTTGAAACGCCATCTGAGGGTCGCATTTTTCTTGACGGTGAAGACATTACCGACATGCCGCCCCACGAACGTCCAATTAATATGATGTTTCAATCCTATGCGTTATTTCCGCATATGACGGTGGAGCAAAATATTGCCTTCGGCCTGAAGCAAGATAAGTTGCCTAAAGAAGAGATTGCCGAGCGCGTCGACGAGATGTTGCGTCTGGTGCATATGACTCAATATGCGAAACGTAAGCCGCATCAGTTATCCGGTGGGCAACGGCAACGAGTGGCGTTAGCTCGCTCTTTGGCCAAGCGGCCTAAACTGCTATTACTCGATGAGCCGATGGGCGCGTTGGATAAAAAACTACGCTCGCAAATGCAACTGGAGTTAGTTGAGATCATTGAGCGAGTGGGTGTGACTTGTGTGATGGTGACTCACGATCAAGAAGAAGCCATGACTATGGCTGAGCGTATTGCCATCATGAGTCAGGGCTGGATTGAGCAAGTGGGCTCGCCCATGGATATTTACGAAACGCCTAACAGTCGTTTTGTATGCGAATTTATTGGTAGTGTGAACCTGTTTGATGGTGAGATTGTGGCGGATGATGCAGACCACGCCATCGTGGTCTGCCCACAACTTGAGCGGCCGATCTATATTGGTCGTGGTATTTCCTCGCGGGCAGAAAACAAACGGGTAACCTTTGCCTTACGACCAGAAAAACTGCTGTTAAGTCATGAGTTTCCTGAAGATTTAGAGCACGCAGACTACAACTGGTCCAAGGCAACGGTACACGATATTGCTTATTTGGGTGGACACTCGGTGTATTACGTTGAGTTGCCATCGGGCATGATTGCCCAAGCCTTTATGGCAAACTCTGAGCGAAACGTGAAGCGTCCTACTTGGGACGATCAGGTTTATGTCCATTGGGTTGATGACAGCGGCGTGGTATTTCAATCATGA
- a CDS encoding YgaP family membrane protein has protein sequence MKCNMGFLDRAARIILGLVLIGLSISSTIGAWGYLGVIPLIMGLIGNCPLYTLLKINTCKAKN, from the coding sequence ATGAAGTGCAATATGGGGTTTTTAGATCGTGCCGCGCGGATTATTTTAGGGCTGGTACTGATAGGTTTGAGTATTAGCAGTACGATTGGCGCGTGGGGCTATTTAGGTGTGATTCCGTTAATTATGGGGCTGATTGGTAATTGCCCGTTGTACACCTTATTAAAAATTAATACCTGCAAAGCAAAAAACTAA
- a CDS encoding ABC transporter permease subunit: MRRFSFSSMMLFFGLMFIYVPMIVLVIYSFNASRLVTVWGGWSTKWYEGLLDNTQLMSAVGRSLEVASYTAIAATALGTLAALVLTRIKHFKGRTLFGGMVTAPLVMPEVITGLSLLLLFVAMAQLIGWPAERGVVTIWIAHTTFCTAYVAIIVSTRLREVDHSLEEAAMDLGARPWKVFFLITVPMIAPSLAAGAMMSFALSLDDLVLASFVAGPGSTTLPMEIYSAVRMGVKPEINAIASLILLFVSMATFIAWFFTRRAEERRNKAIALSKKAA, encoded by the coding sequence ATGAGACGTTTTAGCTTCTCCAGCATGATGCTATTTTTCGGCTTAATGTTTATCTATGTGCCGATGATCGTATTGGTGATCTACTCCTTTAACGCTTCACGTTTAGTCACGGTGTGGGGTGGTTGGTCAACCAAGTGGTATGAAGGCTTATTAGATAATACTCAGCTGATGAGTGCCGTAGGGCGCTCACTGGAAGTGGCGAGCTATACAGCGATTGCAGCAACCGCTTTAGGTACTTTGGCAGCCTTAGTTTTAACTCGGATTAAGCACTTTAAAGGCCGTACGCTATTTGGTGGCATGGTGACAGCCCCTTTGGTAATGCCTGAAGTGATTACTGGTTTATCGCTGTTATTGCTATTTGTCGCTATGGCGCAACTGATTGGTTGGCCAGCAGAGCGCGGTGTCGTAACCATCTGGATTGCTCACACCACTTTCTGTACAGCGTATGTGGCGATTATTGTCTCAACGCGTTTGCGTGAAGTGGATCATTCTCTAGAAGAAGCAGCGATGGACTTAGGTGCTCGTCCTTGGAAAGTATTCTTTTTGATTACTGTGCCGATGATTGCGCCTTCATTAGCGGCTGGGGCGATGATGTCGTTTGCTTTATCGCTAGATGACTTGGTATTAGCCAGCTTTGTGGCAGGTCCGGGTTCAACCACCTTGCCAATGGAGATTTATTCAGCGGTACGCATGGGAGTTAAGCCAGAGATTAACGCAATTGCTAGCTTAATTTTGCTGTTTGTTTCGATGGCGACCTTTATTGCTTGGTTCTTTACTCGGCGCGCTGAAGAGCGGCGCAATAAAGCGATTGCTCTGAGTAAAAAAGCGGCTTAA
- a CDS encoding ABC transporter permease subunit → MTMRDFFGRFKPKGQHLVIGVPFFWMLLFFLLPFVIVFKISFAEADVAIPPYTSLLEWADEQLTIMLNFANYTLLSEDKMYIAAYLGSLKIALVSTLLCLLVGYPMAHAITKTKPSTQAVLLLLVMMPTWTALLIRVYAWMGILGKNGLLNNFLLWLGLINEPLTILNTNIAVYIGIVYSYLPFMVLPLYANLVKHDNSLLEAAADLGAGRLTRFWRITVPLSKSGIIAGCMLVFIPVVGEFVIPELLGGPETLMIGKVLWQEFFNNRDWPVASALAVIMLLLLIVPIILFNRNQAREMEGKA, encoded by the coding sequence ATGACTATGCGTGACTTTTTTGGGCGTTTTAAGCCTAAAGGTCAGCATCTGGTAATCGGCGTTCCCTTTTTCTGGATGCTGTTATTTTTTCTTTTGCCCTTTGTTATTGTCTTCAAAATTAGTTTTGCCGAAGCTGATGTGGCGATTCCACCCTATACCAGCTTGCTGGAATGGGCGGATGAGCAACTGACGATTATGCTCAACTTTGCTAACTACACCTTGCTTAGCGAAGACAAAATGTACATTGCGGCGTATTTGGGCTCGTTAAAAATTGCCTTGGTTAGCACCTTGCTGTGCTTGTTGGTGGGTTACCCGATGGCGCATGCCATTACGAAAACCAAACCCTCAACCCAAGCGGTGTTGCTGTTATTGGTGATGATGCCGACCTGGACTGCTTTGCTGATTCGGGTGTATGCCTGGATGGGAATCTTGGGCAAAAATGGCTTGCTGAATAATTTTTTGCTCTGGTTGGGTCTGATTAACGAGCCTTTAACTATTCTTAACACCAATATCGCGGTGTATATCGGGATTGTGTATTCCTATCTACCCTTTATGGTGTTGCCGTTATATGCCAACTTAGTGAAGCACGATAACTCGCTACTTGAAGCAGCAGCCGACTTAGGGGCTGGCCGCTTGACGCGCTTTTGGCGAATTACCGTACCTTTATCTAAGAGTGGGATTATTGCTGGCTGTATGTTGGTATTTATTCCAGTGGTGGGTGAGTTTGTGATCCCCGAATTACTGGGCGGCCCTGAAACCCTGATGATTGGTAAAGTGCTCTGGCAAGAGTTCTTTAATAACCGCGACTGGCCGGTAGCTTCAGCGCTAGCGGTGATTATGCTATTGCTATTAATTGTGCCAATTATCTTGTTTAACCGAAACCAAGCACGGGAAATGGAGGGTAAAGCATGA
- a CDS encoding polyamine ABC transporter substrate-binding protein, translated as MYRAALSAVVTGVVTLAGAASAAEVRVYNWSDYISKEALSSFTEQTGVNVVYDVFDSNEALEGKLLAGRSGYDVVGPSDHFLGQQIKAGAFQALDRSKLPNWKNLDTALLKQVSVNDPDNLHAVPYLWGTNGIGYNVDKVKEVLGVDKIDSWAVLFEPENMEKLATCGVSFLDSADEMLPPMLQYLGLDPNSHKAADYEKAVDKLLEVRPYVTYFHSSRYVSDLANGNICVAAGFSGDVMQAADRAVEANNGVKVAYAIPKEGGNLWFDMLAIPADATNVDEAHQFINYVLDPEVIAGITEFVGYANPNTEAKQYMEQEILEDKSIYPPQEVLDRMYVSQQLPAKVQRVKTRHWTRFKSGK; from the coding sequence ATGTATCGCGCAGCACTTAGCGCTGTAGTAACGGGTGTTGTAACACTAGCGGGTGCAGCTTCAGCTGCGGAGGTGCGGGTTTACAACTGGTCTGACTATATTTCTAAGGAAGCTTTAAGCAGCTTTACAGAACAAACGGGAGTTAACGTTGTTTATGACGTGTTCGATTCCAACGAAGCCCTTGAGGGTAAGTTGTTAGCGGGTCGATCAGGTTACGATGTGGTAGGACCATCAGATCATTTCTTAGGTCAGCAAATTAAGGCTGGTGCGTTTCAGGCCTTAGATCGTTCTAAGTTACCTAATTGGAAAAACTTAGATACGGCACTGCTCAAGCAAGTATCGGTGAATGATCCTGACAATCTCCATGCGGTTCCTTATTTATGGGGCACCAATGGAATTGGCTATAACGTCGATAAAGTGAAAGAAGTTTTAGGCGTCGATAAAATTGATTCGTGGGCAGTACTATTTGAACCGGAAAATATGGAAAAACTGGCCACCTGTGGCGTGTCTTTCCTTGATTCAGCCGATGAAATGCTGCCTCCGATGTTGCAATACTTAGGTTTAGATCCTAACAGCCATAAAGCTGCAGACTATGAGAAAGCTGTGGATAAACTGTTAGAAGTACGTCCTTACGTGACTTACTTTCACTCCTCACGCTACGTTTCAGACCTAGCTAATGGCAATATTTGTGTTGCAGCTGGTTTCTCTGGCGATGTGATGCAAGCTGCAGATCGTGCAGTTGAAGCCAATAATGGCGTGAAGGTGGCCTATGCTATTCCAAAAGAAGGCGGCAACCTGTGGTTTGATATGCTGGCTATTCCTGCGGATGCGACCAATGTGGATGAAGCGCACCAGTTTATTAACTATGTGTTAGATCCTGAAGTCATTGCGGGGATTACGGAATTTGTCGGTTATGCTAACCCCAATACCGAAGCTAAGCAGTACATGGAGCAAGAGATTTTAGAGGATAAAAGTATTTATCCGCCGCAAGAAGTCTTAGATCGTATGTACGTCTCGCAACAATTGCCTGCTAAAGTGCAGCGGGTTAAAACTCGTCACTGGACTCGTTTTAAGTCTGGTAAATAA
- the moaA gene encoding GTP 3',8-cyclase MoaA — MSTPWIDGHGRTISYLRLSLTDRCDLRCVYCMAEDMQFIPRHQTLSLDEIYRLCQIFVSQGTRKIRFTGGEPLIYPSLLELCKKVSALPGLSELVLTTNGARLAALAKPLQQAGVKRLNISLDTLKPERFRKMTRIGKLDHTLAGIKAAQAAGFTQIKLNSVILHGQNDDEIIDLVSFATEQQVDITFIEEMPLGDVGRDRSLNLFTNDQVHDLIKQHWSIAPCTANSGGPARYFELPDHPATRVGFISPHSHNFCTTCNRVRLTAEGQLLLCLGHENAIDLRHLLRTHPTDNQPIIDAIQHGLLNKPLKHDFKTDGDIAVIRFMNASGG, encoded by the coding sequence ATGTCGACGCCTTGGATTGACGGCCACGGCCGCACCATCAGTTACTTACGTTTATCGCTGACCGATCGCTGTGATCTGCGCTGCGTCTACTGTATGGCCGAAGATATGCAATTTATACCCCGCCATCAAACCCTTTCACTGGATGAAATTTATCGCCTCTGCCAGATTTTTGTTAGCCAAGGTACCCGTAAAATACGCTTCACCGGTGGCGAACCATTAATTTACCCCTCACTGCTTGAGCTCTGTAAAAAAGTCAGCGCGCTACCTGGCTTGTCTGAATTAGTACTCACTACCAATGGTGCACGGCTAGCAGCACTAGCTAAGCCGTTACAACAAGCCGGTGTTAAACGCCTGAATATCAGTTTAGATACCCTTAAGCCCGAGCGTTTTCGAAAAATGACCCGAATTGGTAAGCTCGATCACACCTTGGCCGGAATCAAAGCGGCCCAAGCCGCTGGCTTTACTCAAATCAAACTCAATAGTGTGATTTTACACGGGCAAAATGATGATGAAATCATTGATTTAGTTAGTTTTGCCACTGAACAACAGGTAGATATTACCTTTATTGAAGAAATGCCTTTAGGCGATGTCGGGCGTGATCGGAGCCTAAACTTATTTACCAACGATCAAGTTCACGACTTGATCAAACAACACTGGTCGATCGCGCCTTGCACTGCGAACTCAGGTGGACCTGCCCGTTATTTTGAACTGCCAGATCACCCTGCTACTCGCGTAGGCTTTATTTCCCCGCACAGCCATAATTTCTGCACCACCTGTAATCGTGTCCGTCTCACCGCAGAAGGCCAACTGTTGCTGTGCCTTGGCCATGAAAATGCTATTGATCTACGCCACCTACTACGCACCCACCCAACAGATAATCAACCCATTATTGATGCAATCCAACACGGCTTACTTAATAAGCCGTTAAAGCATGACTTTAAAACAGACGGCGACATTGCTGTCATTCGTTTTATGAATGCCAGCGGCGGTTAG
- a CDS encoding LTA synthase family protein, translated as MPTTEKPLISLLSHLRFLVGSLILLLLLFTALRGLLLAYNHEMMGNTEATHFLEAFFNGLRFDLRVSIYLLLPLFLALLYAPWRNFRHLMLAWLVASSSLSGLLGIIELDFYREFHQRLNSIVFQYLNEDPSTVISMLWHGFPVIKLLLAWLLLSGLCYLAFSSLEQRTRQFSAHPTATGITEYAVFGLCLILAVVAARGTLRQGPPLRWGDAYTTPAMFANHLGLNPVLSLYTAAKTTYSAHRENIWPNSLDSQQATEITRQLILTANDQLIDADSAALRRVFTPAPNTQLPIKNVVVILMESFAGRYVGALGSAEQITPYFDQLSQEGLLFTQFFSNGTHTHQGMFASMACFPNLPAFEYLMQSPEGGHDFSGLPQLLSSQGYQDTYVYNGDFAWDNQQGFFSNQGMTHFIGRNDYINPVVSDPTWGVSDQDMFQRAVQELNQLQGPKPFYALLQTLSNHTPYALPEQLPITPVTGHGSLDQHLTAMRYSDWALGQFFEQAKQQPWYQDTLFVVLGDHGFGTPESLTDMDLYRFHVPMLLLAPGIQEKFGTTNAITATQVDMVPTIIGRFGQSVQHQCWGRDLLSLPKDDPGIGMIKPSGSDQTVALIQGDKILVQAKGVPARPWSFTLGAQAQQQLLESSAEDAAMGQALSAYIQTATQSLLENTTGVRHKD; from the coding sequence ATGCCCACTACAGAAAAACCGCTGATTAGCTTGCTCTCCCATCTACGCTTTTTAGTCGGCAGTCTTATTCTTTTACTGTTACTTTTCACTGCGCTACGCGGTCTGTTACTAGCTTACAACCATGAAATGATGGGTAACACGGAAGCTACACACTTTCTTGAAGCTTTTTTCAACGGTTTACGTTTTGATTTACGGGTGAGCATCTATTTATTGTTGCCGTTATTTTTAGCGCTACTCTATGCCCCCTGGCGTAACTTTAGGCACTTGATGCTTGCCTGGCTGGTTGCTAGTAGTAGCCTAAGCGGTTTACTGGGCATTATTGAGTTGGATTTTTATCGCGAATTTCACCAGCGGCTCAATAGCATTGTTTTTCAGTACTTAAACGAAGACCCGAGCACGGTAATTAGCATGCTCTGGCATGGTTTCCCTGTGATTAAGCTGCTCTTAGCTTGGCTACTGCTCAGTGGGCTGTGTTATCTGGCATTTTCCAGTCTCGAGCAGCGCACTCGTCAGTTTAGTGCTCACCCTACAGCAACGGGAATCACCGAGTACGCAGTATTTGGCTTATGCTTGATATTGGCGGTAGTAGCTGCGCGCGGCACCTTGCGCCAAGGCCCGCCGCTACGCTGGGGCGATGCTTATACCACGCCGGCTATGTTTGCTAATCACCTTGGACTTAATCCAGTACTTAGCCTCTATACTGCAGCCAAAACCACTTACTCGGCACACCGAGAAAATATTTGGCCAAATAGCCTCGATTCACAGCAGGCCACCGAAATCACCCGTCAGCTGATCTTAACTGCCAATGATCAGTTGATCGATGCCGACTCAGCAGCCCTGCGCCGGGTCTTTACTCCAGCGCCTAACACCCAGCTGCCGATCAAAAATGTCGTGGTGATTCTGATGGAAAGTTTTGCTGGGCGCTATGTTGGAGCCTTAGGCAGCGCTGAGCAAATCACCCCCTATTTCGATCAACTGAGCCAAGAAGGTTTGCTATTTACCCAGTTTTTCTCCAACGGCACCCATACCCACCAAGGGATGTTTGCCAGCATGGCTTGTTTTCCAAACCTGCCAGCGTTTGAGTATTTGATGCAAAGCCCTGAGGGCGGCCATGATTTTTCAGGCCTACCACAGTTACTTAGCAGCCAAGGTTACCAAGATACTTATGTCTATAACGGTGATTTTGCTTGGGATAATCAGCAAGGATTTTTTAGCAACCAAGGCATGACTCATTTTATTGGCCGCAATGACTATATCAATCCAGTGGTATCTGACCCGACCTGGGGTGTATCTGATCAAGATATGTTCCAACGCGCAGTACAAGAATTGAACCAGCTGCAAGGCCCTAAACCTTTTTATGCTCTCTTACAAACGCTTTCCAACCACACGCCTTACGCGTTACCAGAGCAACTGCCAATTACCCCTGTGACCGGTCATGGCAGCTTAGATCAACACCTAACCGCCATGCGCTATTCTGACTGGGCATTAGGACAATTTTTTGAGCAAGCCAAACAACAGCCGTGGTATCAAGACACCTTATTTGTGGTGCTAGGTGACCATGGTTTTGGTACGCCAGAATCACTCACCGATATGGACCTCTATCGCTTTCACGTGCCGATGCTACTGCTCGCCCCAGGAATTCAAGAAAAATTTGGCACAACTAATGCAATTACTGCCACCCAAGTTGATATGGTACCGACCATCATCGGCCGCTTCGGGCAATCGGTGCAGCATCAGTGCTGGGGCCGAGACTTACTCAGTCTGCCCAAAGATGATCCAGGCATTGGCATGATCAAACCCTCTGGCAGTGATCAAACCGTGGCGCTGATCCAAGGCGATAAAATCTTAGTACAAGCCAAAGGCGTGCCCGCTAGGCCTTGGTCATTTACCTTAGGTGCTCAAGCCCAGCAACAATTACTTGAGTCAAGCGCCGAAGATGCCGCCATGGGCCAAGCGTTATCTGCCTATATTCAAACCGCAACCCAAAGCCTGCTGGAAAACACCACTGGCGTTCGACATAAAGACTAA
- a CDS encoding ABC transporter ATP-binding protein: MLDLSLHKTMRSGKRQFQLALDYQSHSNRLVIFGPSGSGKSLTLRMIAGLLQPDHGYIRVNQRTLFSSAEAINLTPQQRQMAFLFQDYALFPHLTVRQNIGFGLRSGWLNPRRHIADPAIDYWLNSFALVDLQHQLPSELSGGQRQRTALARALVAQPKALLLDEPFAALDPGLRVHMRQELDELQQRLQVPMILITHDEADVKVFGQEVLYLKEGAIDQPLMLNNSPKPTSL; the protein is encoded by the coding sequence ATGCTAGATTTATCACTACACAAAACAATGCGTTCTGGTAAGCGGCAGTTTCAACTAGCGCTCGACTACCAAAGCCACAGTAATCGCTTAGTGATTTTTGGTCCCTCAGGCTCTGGCAAAAGCTTAACTCTTCGAATGATCGCCGGTTTACTGCAGCCAGATCATGGGTATATTCGAGTCAATCAGCGCACTTTATTTTCCAGTGCTGAGGCAATTAATTTAACCCCCCAGCAGCGGCAAATGGCTTTTTTATTTCAGGATTATGCACTCTTTCCACACTTAACCGTGCGGCAAAATATCGGCTTTGGGTTGCGCTCGGGGTGGCTTAACCCTAGGCGGCACATCGCTGATCCGGCGATTGATTACTGGCTCAACTCCTTTGCTTTAGTGGATTTGCAGCATCAACTACCAAGCGAGTTATCAGGTGGTCAACGGCAACGCACAGCACTGGCTCGGGCGTTAGTGGCTCAACCAAAAGCGTTATTGCTGGATGAGCCTTTTGCCGCGCTTGATCCTGGGTTGCGGGTGCATATGCGTCAAGAACTTGATGAGTTACAACAACGCTTACAGGTACCAATGATTTTAATTACCCATGACGAGGCAGACGTTAAGGTCTTTGGGCAAGAGGTGCTGTATTTAAAAGAAGGGGCTATTGATCAGCCTCTGATGCTAAACAATAGCCCCAAACCCACGTCCTTGTGA
- a CDS encoding polyamine ABC transporter substrate-binding protein — MRVKKMNKSLLVAALGMAISAAAQAAQDGRVLHVYQWSDYTAPTTIPNFEKQSGIKVVFDVYDTNEVLEAKLLAGGSGYDIVAPSNPFLSKQIKAGAYQKLDKSKLPNWDNLNKDLLKTLELNDPGNQYSIPYLWGTIGLGYNIDKVKVALGDNSEEIIGSWDAIFKPENISKLKECGVAILDSPTEILPAALYYLGLPPDSQKAEDLKQAEELMLSIRPYVTYFHSSKYISDLASGNICVAMGYSGDLYQSKSRAEEANNGTHLGYKIPKEGAGTFFDMIGIPADAHNVDEAHAFINYLLEPQVTADLTNYLQFPNANVPATELVNDKIRQDPGIYPSDEVMKKLYTFPDLPSKVQRAMTRSWTKIKSGK, encoded by the coding sequence ATGCGCGTGAAAAAAATGAATAAAAGCTTGCTTGTTGCCGCTTTAGGCATGGCCATTTCGGCAGCAGCGCAAGCGGCACAGGACGGACGTGTATTACACGTGTACCAATGGTCTGATTACACCGCACCAACCACTATTCCAAACTTTGAAAAGCAAAGCGGAATCAAGGTAGTGTTTGATGTGTATGACACCAACGAAGTATTAGAAGCTAAGTTATTAGCTGGCGGCTCAGGCTACGATATCGTGGCTCCGTCTAACCCATTTCTATCTAAGCAAATCAAAGCTGGTGCTTATCAAAAGCTTGATAAGAGTAAGCTGCCAAATTGGGACAACCTGAACAAAGACTTGCTGAAAACTTTAGAGTTGAATGACCCAGGTAACCAATATTCGATCCCTTATTTATGGGGCACCATTGGGCTTGGCTACAACATTGATAAGGTAAAAGTAGCGTTAGGCGATAATTCCGAAGAGATTATTGGCTCTTGGGATGCCATCTTTAAGCCAGAAAATATCAGCAAATTAAAAGAGTGCGGGGTGGCTATTTTAGACTCGCCAACTGAAATTTTACCGGCTGCTTTGTATTACCTAGGCTTACCACCTGATAGCCAAAAGGCTGAAGATTTAAAGCAAGCTGAAGAGTTAATGCTGAGCATTCGTCCTTACGTTACCTATTTCCACTCATCTAAGTACATTTCCGACTTAGCCAGTGGCAATATTTGTGTGGCCATGGGTTACTCAGGTGACTTATATCAGAGTAAGTCGCGTGCAGAAGAGGCAAATAACGGTACGCACTTAGGTTATAAAATTCCTAAAGAGGGGGCGGGTACTTTCTTTGACATGATTGGTATTCCAGCCGATGCGCATAATGTTGATGAAGCCCATGCTTTTATTAACTATTTATTAGAGCCACAAGTAACCGCAGATTTAACCAACTATTTGCAGTTTCCTAATGCGAACGTACCTGCAACAGAGTTAGTTAATGATAAAATTCGTCAAGATCCGGGCATTTATCCCTCAGACGAAGTGATGAAAAAACTGTACACTTTCCCTGATTTACCGTCAAAAGTGCAACGTGCGATGACGCGTAGCTGGACGAAAATTAAATCGGGTAAGTAA